A window of Desulfuromonas soudanensis genomic DNA:
GCCGAGATGACCGTTCTGGCGCCAGTGAAAATCGGCGACCAGAGGATGCTCACCAAGGAGGTTGCCGTCACCAAGACCGGCCTCGCCGGGCAGATCCTCGACAGCGACGGCAATCCCGTGGAGGGCGCCCGGGTCCACGTCTACGACCATGTCCAGATGTCCGAGCGTCCCAAGTACGTCTCGGAAAAGACCGGTCCCGACGGCCGCTATCTCATCTATCTCCCCGAGGGGGGGACCTACTACCTCGCCGCCCGGGACAAGTTCGGCGGCCCCCCCAAGCTCGGCGACCTCTACGGCCGGTACGACCAGGGGACCATCGAGCCTTCGGCGCTGGTGATCCGCCAGGGCGAGATCCTTCCCGACGTCGACATCACCGTGACCAAGGTGTGGTGATGAAGGCTCTGACCCTGGCCCTTTCGGCTCTCCTCCTGCTGACCCTTCTTGGCTGCCAGCAGCGCGCCCCCCTCGACATCGAGGCGCTGCAGGGGCGGGCCCGCGGCGGCGATCCGGCCGCTCTGCGCGAACTCGTCTCGCTCCTGGCGGTGACGGAAAACGGCATCGATGCCCGCGTCTACCCGATGATCCTCGAACTCGGCCCTCCGGCCATCCCCGTTCTCCTCGAAGAGGCCGGCGCCGCCGACCGCAACCTGCGCGAGCATGTCATCGCCGCCCTCGGGACCCTCAAGGTCCGGGAGGCCGTCCCCTCCCTCGTCGCCGTTCTCGACGACGTTGGCCTCGGGCGCCGCTACGTCGCCGCCTGGGCGTTGGGGGAGATCGGCGACCCGGCGGGGATCCCGTCTCTGATCCGGGCTCTCGACGACGACGAGCGCGAGGTGCGCAGGTATGCCAGCCGCGCCCTGATCCGCCTCAACCAGGCGGCCGTTTCTCCTCTCCTCGACTACCTC
This region includes:
- a CDS encoding carboxypeptidase-like regulatory domain-containing protein, giving the protein MNLFRFALFTLLSLPLALAGCSDDPAAGRSGSKGMARLAGTVVSPLEGTYLYIYKKGMDLYGPAFAVSEATGADGRFDLTLPEGEYIAVARKRVNGDAAGPIVSGDNKSDFLPLSVREGMAEMTVLAPVKIGDQRMLTKEVAVTKTGLAGQILDSDGNPVEGARVHVYDHVQMSERPKYVSEKTGPDGRYLIYLPEGGTYYLAARDKFGGPPKLGDLYGRYDQGTIEPSALVIRQGEILPDVDITVTKVW
- a CDS encoding HEAT repeat domain-containing protein; this translates as MKALTLALSALLLLTLLGCQQRAPLDIEALQGRARGGDPAALRELVSLLAVTENGIDARVYPMILELGPPAIPVLLEEAGAADRNLREHVIAALGTLKVREAVPSLVAVLDDVGLGRRYVAAWALGEIGDPAGIPSLIRALDDDEREVRRYASRALIRLNQAAVSPLLDYLGGASSRGEGGAVRVLGDIGDRRALEALLARTSGPNRGDVFFALGKLRDPRAEAALIAGLGDEEWRVRMNAAMALGPLGSPAAIEPLRKAMEDEIHVVREWSARSLETITGSHVLYRNEKGEYVPPYNVYH